ACATTAGACGATCTTTCGCTGGTCTTCCATCTCGAGGTACTCGATGTTCTCGTCGGGGGAGACGTCGATGTCCTCGGGGATGCGCATCGTGAGCGTCTCGTACGTCTCGAGGTCCATGACCTGCATGTCGTTGCCGTCGACGGAGACGACCTGTCCGTTCTTCCGTTCGATGATCGGGACCCAGATCTTCGCGTCGACGGGCTGGGAGAGCGAGCGCTTCTTGCCGTCGAAGACGCCTGCGGCCTCGACTCGAGCCTTCGCGCTGCCGTGTTTGCCCGGCTTGGCCGTCGAGTAGGCGTTGATCTTACAGGCTGCGTCGTCGATCATGACGTAACTTCCTTCCTGGAGTTCGCGAACTTCGGTCTGCTGTTTCGCCATGTCCCGGCGTAATCAACCGACGGCCATAAACCGTTTGGAATGGACCCTGACCCGTGTTCAGTGTGCTAACACGTCCGAACCGTTCGATACGGCCGGCATTTTGGGGGTGAGTTCTCTATGGCCGGTGTCGGGAGGGAACCGTTCGCAGGCAGCGGCCCTCGAGCGAAATCACTACTAGCTGGACGACGAAGGCACGATCGATGCCCGGCAGCCTCGTCGCCGTCCTCGGTGTCGTCGCCGCGCTCCTCTCCGGTCTCAGCATCGCCATGGTCGTTCGACACCGCAGGCGTCGGCACGCCCGACCCGAACTCGCGAACGCCCTCGACGACCGACTGGCCGACGCGATGGGTCCGGGAACCGGCTCTCACCTCGAGCGCTCGCCGGCCGTCCGTCGAATCGCCGTCGTTGATGTGGATGACGGGAGCCGCGACGAGTATCCGGGGGACGGCGATCGACAGGCGATCGTCCCGACTGTCCGCGTCGACTTCGAGACTACCGACGCGCCGGGGATGAAGCTCGTTCTGGAGTACGTCGCGGACGTGCTCGAGGCGATTCAGCCCGAACTCGAGGCGCGCAACGAGCGCGTCCACCGCTACGACATCGAGTTCACCTTCGGTCCCGGCGGGTTGATCGTCTCGGGGGAGTGTCGTCGTGTCTCCGTTGCACCGGAACTGGCCGATCGATTGCTCGAGGACGAGCGCTACGGCGCGTTCGAACTCCTGCGCGATGTCGAGCGTGCCGACCGAGACGACGATAGTCCAACCGTTCTGTGGGACGACTGCCGATCGTCGGCCGATCGTCACTGATCGAGCGTGCTCGAGCCGAATTATCCCCGTGAGACTCCGACTGGCTCGTCGCTCAGTCGTATTTTCCCGTGAGGCCTGGGCTCACTCGTCGCTTCAGTCGTCTCTCTGTCGGTGACGGAACCGACCCGTCGCCCTAACTGTGACAAGAGCTAACACACTCCGGCGCGTAACGGTCGTGAGTGTTCTTCGGTCTCGAGTGCGAGACACGCGTCTCTCGAAGCGACGGACGCTCGGAGAGGTCCAGAGATGGCAACGATTCACGAATCCGCGGAGATCGAGACAGCAACGAAGGCCGAAGAGCAACAGGTCATCAATACCCTCGTGCTGGCGTTCAGTTCGGATCCGATGATGCGGTGGTTCTACCCGTCTACGAACGACTATATGGAGTATTTCCCGGAGTTCGTCAGGCTCTACGGCGGGAAGGCGTTCGACCACGGGACCGCCCACACCCTGCACGATTTCGCAGCGGCAGCCCTCTGGCTCCCGCCGGACGTGGACCCGGACGAAGATGCGTTGGTCGCGCTGTTTCAGGAAGCCCTGCCAGAAGAGCGCCTGGCGCACACATTTTCGGTCATGGAGCAACTCGACGGCTACCATCCCACCGAGCCGTACTGGCACTTGCCGGTCATCGGCGTCGGCCCAACCCAACAGCGTCGGGGGTACGGATCGACACTGATGCAGTACGCACTCGAGACGTGCGACCGAGAGGGGGAAATCGCGTACCTCGAGTCGAGCAATCCCCTGAATATCTCGCTCTACGTCCGTCACGGATTCGAGATACTCGGCGTGATACAGGAGGAGACGATGCCGCCGCTCATTCCGATGGTGCGCACGCCACGGGAGTGAGAATCGTCGGATCGGCTGCCGACGAACGAGAAGCGAGCCGAGGCGATCAGTCGTCGTGGGTCGCCGGGTCGTGCTCTCGGTCGTGGTGGTGTTTCTCCTGGAGGTGCTCGATCGCGTGGAGTTCGACGACGGGGACGACCTTGGCGACGGTCAGGAAGATCAACACCACCATCCCGATGGTGCCGATGACCGATGCGATTTCGATGAAACTCGGGAAGTAGTCGCCGGGCGTCGCCGCGTAGATGTTCATCGTCGGGTACATCAGTCCCTCGACGACGAAGAGGATCTTCTCGAGGAGCGTCGCAGTGAGAACCGCGACCCCGCAGGCGACGGCTCGCAGTTTGGTGAACAGCGACGGACGGATGGTTTGTGCGAAGATGAACGCCAGCACTCCCGCGACGAGCCCCATCGAGAGGATGTAGATCGGGTGCGAGAGCGTCGCGAGCGTGACGGTCCCCGTGTCGATCGGCGCGGTGAACCCGCCGGTGACCATCTGCTGGAGCTGGAGCCAGAGAAATAGCAGGGAGAAGAAGCCGAGCCACAGGAGCAGCCCGCGGAAGATGTCGTCGGTGATGATGTGATCCCAGTCGTAGGCCCAGCGGAAGGCGTAGGAGAGGAGGATCACGCCGCTGATCGCGGAGGTCAGCGCGATGGTGAGGAACTGGGGCCCCTGCACCGCGCCGAACCAGCCGGGCATGCTCGGGATCAGGGCGAATAGCCACGGAATCACGCCGCCGTGGAGCAAGAGCGGGGCCATGATGATGATCGCGAGCGCGAGCCACCAGACCATCCGCTGGACGATCTCGTCTTCCTTCTCGCTGTAGCCGACGGTCAACAGCTTGTAGATGGGGCCGAAATGATCCGGTAGGTCGCCGCGCAATCGGGTGACGTCGTACCGGAGTGTGAGTGCGAGGTAGGTCGCCGTCAGTACGAAGTAGGCTGTGATGACGGTCACGTCCCAGACCAGCGGCGAGGCGTGGATCGTGATGTGGTAGTGGGTGATGATGCTCGTGACCATCCGGTCTGGCCGTCCCAGGTGGACGACGATGTAGAAGCCGGCCGCGGAGAGCCCGGCGATGGTCAGCAGTTCGGCCAGCCGGGCGACCGGCATGTAGCGTTCCATCCCCAGCAGGCGGACCGCAGCGGAGAGGATAATCCCCCCGTGGGCGATCCCGACCCACCAGATGAACGCGCCGATGTACAGCCCCCAGGTAACCCCGCCGCCGGTCCCCCAGTCGGAGAGCCCGGTGACCACCATCCCCTCGTAGAGCTGGTAGAGCCAGCCGATCAGAAAGAGGGTGAACGCGAGACCGGCGACTCCGGCCAGGACGAAGTATTTCGTCGACGTATTCTGTATCGGCCGAAGGATGTCGGCCTTCTGTGGCGTTTTTGTACTCATCTTGCGAGAGTCTCACAAACATACTGTCGCCACACCCGTCATTGCATCCGTTGGCCTTGCAAGCACCGCTCTCTACACCGGCGTTCGTCCCACACCGCTGGGTCGTTCGACGACATCGGTGACGGCTGCAAGCGTGTGACCGGGCGACGCCCGATTGCGATTCGTTCGTCGCCGACGGATCCGCACCCTCGCTCGCCGTCGTCTACTCGTGACCCGTGTTGTCGAGGGCATCACTCAAGTGTCCACGGACCGAACGTTTAGACATGGCGCTGCTGGTGGCTCTCGACGAGTCGGAACCGGGCTGGGCGGCCCTCGAGTACGCCCTCGAGGAACACGCCGACGACGGGATCATCGTCGCCCACGTCGCCGATCCGAACCGGAGCGGCTACGGCGAGTTCGCCCATCTCGGCGCGGAGGCGATGCGCGAACGGATGCGCGAAGCGGCGGCCGACCTGTTCGACGCGGCCCACGCTCGAGCGGCCGATCAGGGGTACGAGATCACGACGGAACTACTGGTCGGCCAGCCTGCGCCGGCGATCGTCGAGTACGCGTTGGATCACGATGTCGATCGGATCGCGGTCGGCAGTCACGGGCGGTCCGGGGTCTCGCGCGTCTTACTCGGGAGTGTGGCGGAGCGTATCGCCCGACGGGCACCCGTTCCCGTGACGATCGTTCGCTGACCGCTCGCCGTACCGACCGCCGGTAAGCACGTGATTACCGCGATCGTCGATCTGCGGCCTCGTG
Above is a window of Natronorubrum tibetense GA33 DNA encoding:
- a CDS encoding translation initiation factor IF-5A; the protein is MAKQQTEVRELQEGSYVMIDDAACKINAYSTAKPGKHGSAKARVEAAGVFDGKKRSLSQPVDAKIWVPIIERKNGQVVSVDGNDMQVMDLETYETLTMRIPEDIDVSPDENIEYLEMEDQRKIV
- a CDS encoding GNAT family N-acetyltransferase, with the protein product MATIHESAEIETATKAEEQQVINTLVLAFSSDPMMRWFYPSTNDYMEYFPEFVRLYGGKAFDHGTAHTLHDFAAAALWLPPDVDPDEDALVALFQEALPEERLAHTFSVMEQLDGYHPTEPYWHLPVIGVGPTQQRRGYGSTLMQYALETCDREGEIAYLESSNPLNISLYVRHGFEILGVIQEETMPPLIPMVRTPRE
- the nrfD gene encoding NrfD/PsrC family molybdoenzyme membrane anchor subunit, translating into MSTKTPQKADILRPIQNTSTKYFVLAGVAGLAFTLFLIGWLYQLYEGMVVTGLSDWGTGGGVTWGLYIGAFIWWVGIAHGGIILSAAVRLLGMERYMPVARLAELLTIAGLSAAGFYIVVHLGRPDRMVTSIITHYHITIHASPLVWDVTVITAYFVLTATYLALTLRYDVTRLRGDLPDHFGPIYKLLTVGYSEKEDEIVQRMVWWLALAIIIMAPLLLHGGVIPWLFALIPSMPGWFGAVQGPQFLTIALTSAISGVILLSYAFRWAYDWDHIITDDIFRGLLLWLGFFSLLFLWLQLQQMVTGGFTAPIDTGTVTLATLSHPIYILSMGLVAGVLAFIFAQTIRPSLFTKLRAVACGVAVLTATLLEKILFVVEGLMYPTMNIYAATPGDYFPSFIEIASVIGTIGMVVLIFLTVAKVVPVVELHAIEHLQEKHHHDREHDPATHDD
- a CDS encoding universal stress protein; translation: MALLVALDESEPGWAALEYALEEHADDGIIVAHVADPNRSGYGEFAHLGAEAMRERMREAAADLFDAAHARAADQGYEITTELLVGQPAPAIVEYALDHDVDRIAVGSHGRSGVSRVLLGSVAERIARRAPVPVTIVR